In Planctomycetia bacterium, one DNA window encodes the following:
- a CDS encoding anthranilate synthase component I family protein, which yields MIPAHNAVTIPRCSRTVAAPVNLPLLRRAWAGLPGAAILESLQQTGPGGRFSIFTAEPVQCISISASATLDPFDRMESIWRTRHGGDIPPELPFSAAWIGFIAYEVGRFVEPAADWRHFSQSSELARWSLYDTFLFCDHVTGVWSMVAADLPHALTGTARPPAEARLAKLAAWLEALSDDETDAFDEPPPCHVAMRSGGWDDSPENYLHRCRRALDYIRAGDVFQVNLSRRYSAKTSLHPHELYSRLATTNPADYAAYLAPHGDLPAIASSSPELFLCKTGRDVVTRPIKGTRPRTGHALLDETARCALRDSAKDRAELNMIIDLERNDLSRVCEAGSVRVVSDGEIEALPHVFHRTATISGRLRDGCGAVDLLRATFPGGSITGAPKVRAMQIIHELEAAPRGAYCGAIGWVGLNGDLMLNLAIRTMTAHQDGTVQFHVGSGIVADSVPDEELAELNAKAVGMLAAIESRSCESEPPLPRRDLEREIHARCVIHSATINATDGAAAHV from the coding sequence ATGATTCCGGCCCATAACGCCGTGACGATCCCACGTTGTTCACGGACCGTAGCTGCACCCGTGAACCTCCCTCTATTGCGCCGGGCCTGGGCCGGACTACCCGGCGCGGCCATTCTCGAGTCTCTTCAGCAGACTGGTCCGGGAGGGCGATTCTCAATCTTCACCGCCGAGCCGGTCCAATGCATCAGCATCTCGGCTTCCGCAACGCTTGACCCATTCGACAGGATGGAATCCATTTGGCGCACGCGGCACGGCGGTGATATCCCGCCCGAATTGCCCTTCTCGGCGGCTTGGATTGGGTTCATCGCTTACGAGGTCGGCCGCTTTGTCGAGCCGGCGGCCGACTGGCGGCACTTCTCGCAATCCTCCGAACTGGCGCGATGGTCGCTTTATGACACGTTTCTGTTTTGTGATCATGTGACCGGGGTTTGGTCAATGGTTGCGGCCGATCTGCCACACGCGTTAACGGGGACAGCTCGCCCCCCCGCCGAAGCGCGGTTGGCAAAGTTGGCCGCGTGGCTCGAGGCGCTTTCCGACGATGAGACCGATGCTTTCGACGAACCACCTCCCTGCCACGTTGCGATGCGTTCCGGCGGATGGGACGACTCACCGGAGAATTACTTGCATCGCTGTCGCCGCGCTCTGGATTACATCCGAGCGGGCGACGTCTTTCAGGTAAATCTGTCTCGCCGGTATTCGGCGAAAACAAGCCTCCATCCACACGAATTATACTCCCGATTGGCGACAACCAACCCCGCCGATTACGCGGCGTATCTCGCGCCGCATGGCGACCTGCCCGCCATCGCGTCGTCGTCTCCCGAATTGTTTCTTTGTAAGACCGGGCGTGACGTCGTCACGCGACCGATCAAGGGGACGCGCCCTCGCACCGGTCACGCTTTGCTCGACGAAACGGCCCGCTGCGCGCTGCGCGACAGCGCGAAAGACCGCGCCGAGTTGAACATGATTATCGATCTCGAGCGGAACGACTTGAGCCGCGTCTGCGAAGCCGGCTCGGTTCGGGTCGTGAGCGATGGGGAGATCGAAGCGCTTCCGCACGTGTTCCATCGAACGGCAACGATTTCCGGGCGCTTGCGCGACGGCTGCGGTGCCGTTGATCTGCTCCGCGCGACGTTTCCCGGCGGGTCGATCACCGGCGCGCCGAAAGTTCGCGCGATGCAGATCATTCACGAACTCGAAGCCGCCCCGCGCGGGGCGTATTGCGGCGCGATCGGATGGGTCGGGCTCAACGGCGACTTGATGCTCAATCTCGCTATCCGAACCATGACGGCGCACCAGGATGGTACGGTTCAGTTTCACGTTGGCAGCGGCATCGTTGCCGATTCGGTGCCGGATGAGGAACTGGCGGAACTGAATGCCAAGGCCGTCGGCATGCTCGCGGCGATCGAATCCCGCTCCTGCGAGAGTGAGCCACCATTGCCTCGTCGCGATCTCGAACGCGAAATCCACGCCCGATGCGTTATCCATTCCGCCACGATCAACGCAACAGACGGAGCCGCCGCCCATGTCTGA
- a CDS encoding helix-turn-helix domain-containing protein, whose product MASDYLTLDEVCEMLGKTPTDVKRLVADGQLRELHDAGTVFYKRSEVLSIAEKEGSSIVNLAADDELGADGLKLDEPDSFASALSSLADSSSGLDLMDASPSAVEAKSPSDSALGDSSPPLELTAEEFPEELPAAPKEMTSEIDLLPDDESEAEPAKPATRSAANAPAPVDLEVPDLGLSGSSIISLEPDVDDMAPAGQKSAAPPPPRSEGKASKGISVFDDDEIEIPTDPMGETRISSGMDELEAVGSGSGLLDISQEPDDSSLGSELLDVISPSPEAGETADEGSGVEIVEGAETVEDSGAEVAAPYDDAEAQPVAAAAAVAAPRRVSTAAMAGAMQINVTLVLGVLAMALVGLAAAANVQGVWPAFLEPVARGVVYASVFGGLAVVAIGMGVWGILAGRK is encoded by the coding sequence ATGGCCAGTGATTACCTGACGCTCGATGAAGTTTGCGAAATGCTCGGTAAAACGCCCACCGACGTGAAGCGTCTGGTGGCCGACGGCCAATTGCGCGAACTGCACGATGCGGGGACGGTTTTTTACAAGCGAAGCGAAGTCCTTTCCATCGCGGAAAAGGAAGGCAGCAGCATCGTCAACCTCGCCGCCGACGATGAACTGGGCGCGGATGGGTTGAAGCTGGACGAGCCGGATTCCTTCGCTTCGGCGCTCTCGAGCCTTGCCGATTCGTCGTCCGGACTGGATTTGATGGACGCCAGCCCCAGCGCGGTCGAGGCGAAGTCGCCCTCCGATTCAGCTTTGGGGGATTCATCGCCGCCGCTCGAACTGACCGCCGAGGAATTCCCGGAGGAATTGCCCGCCGCGCCGAAGGAAATGACCTCCGAAATTGATTTGCTCCCCGATGACGAATCGGAAGCCGAGCCCGCAAAACCCGCGACACGATCCGCGGCGAACGCCCCCGCTCCGGTGGATCTCGAAGTGCCCGACCTGGGCTTGAGCGGTTCGAGCATCATCAGCCTCGAACCCGACGTAGACGACATGGCCCCGGCGGGGCAGAAGTCGGCCGCGCCCCCGCCACCCAGGAGTGAAGGCAAGGCCTCCAAAGGCATCAGCGTCTTTGATGACGACGAGATCGAGATTCCGACCGATCCGATGGGCGAGACGCGCATTTCGTCGGGCATGGACGAGCTGGAAGCCGTCGGCAGCGGCAGCGGTCTGTTGGATATCTCCCAGGAACCCGATGATTCCAGCCTCGGCTCCGAACTGCTGGACGTGATTTCGCCGTCACCCGAGGCCGGCGAAACGGCCGACGAAGGCAGCGGCGTGGAAATCGTCGAAGGCGCCGAGACCGTCGAAGACAGCGGCGCCGAAGTGGCCGCGCCCTACGACGATGCCGAGGCCCAGCCGGTGGCAGCGGCGGCCGCAGTCGCCGCGCCGCGGCGTGTGTCCACCGCAGCGATGGCGGGGGCCATGCAGATAAACGTCACGCTCGTGCTGGGCGTGCTGGCGATGGCGCTGGTGGGCCTGGCGGCGGCGGCCAACGTGCAAGGCGTCTGGCCGGCTTTTCTGGAGCCGGTCGCTCGCGGCGTGGTTTATGCAAGCGTCTTCGGCGGCCTGGCCGTCGTGGCGATCGGCATGGGCGTCTGGGGCATCCTCGCCGGGCGGAAGTAG
- a CDS encoding DegT/DnrJ/EryC1/StrS family aminotransferase, protein MNIDLSGPDITQAEIDAVTEVLRSGRLSLGPAVPKFEEAVARYIGVKHAVAVSSGTCGLHLLVRAMEIGHGCEVITTPFSFVASSNCVLFEHAKISFVDIDPNTWNIDPAAIERAITPKTRAIIAVNVFGQPADFDAINAIAKRHRLRVIEDSCESLGAKYRGRMSGTLGEAGVFGFYPNKQITTGEGGMIVTNDDEIARLCQSMRNQGRDTGMGWLSHERLGYNYRLSDVACAIGAVQMQRVDEILGKRRRVAEWYIKRLGGEQRVSFQKINAECEISWFVFVVKLADEYTADDRARIIAALRERGIGCSNYFAPIHLQRFYRDQYGFKPGDFPNCERIADRTIALPFHNHLTEQQVEHVCTTLMALL, encoded by the coding sequence ATGAACATCGACTTGTCCGGACCGGATATCACCCAGGCCGAAATCGACGCCGTCACGGAAGTCCTCCGCAGCGGGCGACTTTCGCTCGGCCCGGCCGTCCCGAAATTCGAGGAAGCCGTCGCGCGGTACATCGGTGTGAAACATGCCGTCGCCGTCTCCAGCGGCACCTGCGGGCTGCATCTTCTGGTTCGCGCCATGGAAATCGGTCATGGCTGCGAGGTGATCACGACGCCGTTCTCGTTCGTCGCGTCGTCGAATTGCGTGTTGTTCGAGCACGCGAAGATTTCATTTGTCGATATCGATCCGAACACGTGGAACATCGACCCGGCGGCCATTGAGCGTGCCATCACTCCCAAGACCCGCGCGATCATCGCCGTCAACGTTTTCGGCCAGCCGGCCGACTTCGACGCGATCAACGCCATCGCGAAGCGGCACAGGCTTCGTGTCATCGAGGACTCGTGCGAATCGCTTGGCGCCAAGTATCGCGGCCGCATGTCCGGCACGCTCGGCGAGGCCGGCGTTTTCGGCTTCTATCCCAACAAGCAGATCACCACCGGCGAAGGCGGCATGATCGTCACAAATGATGACGAGATCGCGCGATTGTGCCAGTCGATGCGCAACCAGGGCCGCGACACGGGCATGGGCTGGCTCTCACATGAACGATTGGGCTACAACTATCGGTTGAGCGATGTGGCCTGCGCGATCGGCGCGGTGCAGATGCAGCGCGTGGATGAAATCCTGGGCAAGCGCCGGCGCGTCGCGGAGTGGTACATCAAGCGGCTCGGCGGCGAGCAGCGCGTCAGTTTCCAGAAAATCAACGCGGAATGCGAGATCAGTTGGTTCGTGTTCGTGGTGAAACTGGCCGACGAGTACACGGCCGACGACCGGGCGCGGATCATCGCCGCCCTGCGCGAACGCGGCATCGGGTGCAGCAATTACTTCGCCCCGATTCACTTGCAGCGATTTTATCGAGATCAGTATGGTTTCAAACCCGGCGACTTCCCGAATTGCGAACGCATCGCCGATCGCACCATCGCCCTTCCTTTTCACAATCATCTAACGGAGCAGCAAGTCGAGCACGTATGCACGACGCTGATGGCTTTGCTGTAG